GCTTCGCGAAGAACTGGTCCGACGGCCAGTCCCGCGCAGCCACGAGCACCTGCTTCGTCGCGGCCACGGCGAGTGGGCCGTTGGCCGCGATCTTGTCGGCCAGTTCGAGAGCTGCGGCCAGGGCCTCGCCCGGCTCGGTGAGGCGGTTGACGAAGCCGAGGCGGAAGCCCTCCTCGGCGTCGAAGTTGTCGCCGGTGAGTGCGAGTTCCATCGCCCGCTGATACGGAATCCGTTCGGGGAGTCGTAGGAGGCCGCCACCGGCTGCGACGAGGCCACGCTTGACCTCCGGGATCCCGAACTTCGCTGTCGTCGATGCCACGACCAGATCCGTCGCGAGCACGAGTTCCGTTCCGCCGGCGAGGGCGAATCCCTCGACCGCGGAGATCATCGGCTTACGAGGTGGCTGGGACGTGAAGCCGAGGCCCCGGCCCTCGACGGTGACATCTTCTCCCGCGGCAAATGCCTTGAGGTCCATTCCCGCGCAGAAGTTTCCACCTGCGCCGGTGATCACCGCCACCGACAGATCGTCGCTGTCGTCGAGTTCGTCGACAGCTGCGGCGAGGCCGCGGCTGACGGCGCCGTTGACCGCATTGCGGGCCTGGGGCCGATTGATCGTGACGACGAGGGTGCGTCCACGGCGCTCGGTGAGTACTTCGTCGGACATGGAGTCTTCCTTTCGGTCGGGTGCCGGCGGGTGTGATCAGAGCCGGACGTTCTCGAACACCGCGGCGATACCCTGACCGCCACCGATACACATCGTCTCGACACCGTAGCGAACCGACCGTCGCTCCATCTCGCGAACGAGACCGGCGAGGATTCGTCCGCCGGTGGCTCCGACGGGGTGCCCGAGCGAGATCCCGGACCCGTTGACATTGAACCGGTCCCGTATGTCCTCGTCGGTGAGCTTCCATTCCCGCGCGCAGGCGAGGACCTGGGCGGCGAAGGCCTCGTTGACCTCGATGAGGCCGATGTCGTCGAGCGAGAGATCGGTGCGGGCAAGGGCCTTCGCCACGGCCGGAACGGGGCCGATACCCATGCGGTGGGGCTCCACGCCGGCCACGCCCCAGCTGACCAGTCGTACGTACGGACGTAGTCCCAGTCGTGCGGCGTTCTCCGGTGTCGTCACGATCGCCGCGGCGGCGGCATCGTTCTGCCCGCAGGCGTTGCCCGCGGTGACCGTGGCGTCGGGATCGACGCGGGCGCGGATCGGCCGGAGCTCGGCGAGCTGTTCCACGGTGACGTCCCGGCGGGGGTGCTCGTCCGCGGTCACGGTGACGGGGTCCTTGCCACGTCGCGTGACGGTCACGGGCACCGTCTCGTCGTCGAACAGTCCGGTGTCCCGGGCGCGTACCGCCCGCGTATGTGACTCGGCCGCGTACGCGTCCTGCTCGGCGCGTCCGATCGAGTACTCGCGCCGGAGGTTCTCGGCCGTCTCGATCATGCCGCCTTCCACGGGGAACCGCTCGCCTCCGGAGTTGACCCGCGGCTTGGCCAGCCGGTCGTGGAACTCCACGGACGGACGTCTGGTTCCCCAGCGCATGTCGGTGCTGTAGAACTCGGTCCGGCTCATGGATTCGGCCCCGCCGGCGATCACCAGGTCGCTCATGCCCGTCTGTACCTGCATCGCGGCGTAGATCAGTGCCTGGACGCCCGATCCGCAGCGGCGGTCCAGCTGCAGCCCTGGCACCTCGACGTCCAGACCGGCATCCAGCGCGGCGATGCGCCCGATCGCCGCGGCTTCCCCGTTCGCGTACCCCTGGCCGAAGACCACGTCGTCGATGTCACCGGAGGTGATTCCGGTCCGCTCGACCAGCCCCCGCAGCACGGTCGCCGCGAGTGTCGTCACGGGGACGTCCCGGAACACGCCGCCGAAACCGCCGACGGGAGTGCGCAGCGGTTCGCAGATCACTGCATCGTGCAGGGCGCGCACCGCGCTCACGACGTCTTCTTCGCAGCGCGCACGAGGCCGCCCCCGATGATCAGCCGCTGGATCTCGCTGGTGCCCTCGTACAGGCGGAGCAACCGGATGTCGCGATAGATCCGTTCGACCGCGACGCCGCGCATGTATCCGCTCCCACCGTGCACCTGGACCGCGAGATCGGCGACCTTGCCTGCCATCTCGGTGCAGTACAGTTTCGCGACCGACGGCCCGATACGACGATCCTCGCCGCTCACGTACTTGCGCGCCACATCGCGGACGAGTGCCCGTCCGGCGCTGACACCCACTTGCTGATCGGCCAGCATCGCCTGAACCAGTTGGAAGTCCCCGATCGGGGTGCCCCCTTGACGGGTGACGGCCGCGAACGCGACCGACTCGTCGAGCGCACGCTGGGCAGAACCCACGGCGAGGGCGGCGATGTGCACCCGGCCGCGCGCGAGTGAGGTCATGGCAGCTCGGTATCCGGCATCCTCGGATCCGCCGACGAGTGCGGACTCCTCCACCACCACGTCGTCGAAGCTGACCTCGGATGTCCAGGCACCCTCCTGGCCCATCTTCCTGTCCTTGGGCCCCACCGTGATCCCCGGAGTGTCGGCGGGTACGAGGAACACGGCGATGCCCGTGCCGTTCTCGTCCGCGGGACGGGTGCGTGCGAACACGACGAACAGGTGCGCGGCGGGAGCGTTGGTGATGAACCGCTTGGTGCCGTTGACGACCCATGCGCCGTCGCGCAGCACGGCCTTGGTGGTCAAGCCGGCCGGATTGGACCCGGCCTCCGCCTCGGTGAGCGCGAACGAGGCCACGACCTCGCCGGAAGCGATCCGCTCGAGCCACGTCGACTTCTGTTCGTCCGTACCGAAATTCACGAGTACCTGGCCTGCGATGCCGTTGTTGGTACCGAACATGGACCGCAACGCGAGCGAGGTGTAGCCGAACTCGAAGGCGAGCTCGACGTCCTGGGCGAGGTCGAGACCCAGGCCGCCCCACTCCTGAGGAATGGCGTACCCGAACAGGCCCATCTCGGCGGCATTCCGGCGGATGTCGTCGGGAATGGTGTCGGTGTCCGCGATCTCCGATTCCCGGGGAATTACTTCCTTCTGGATGAATGCGCGGGTCTGCGCGAGAATATCCTTGAAGTCGTCGTCGCTCACTACTGGCATGACAGCGAGTATTCGATCGCCCGATCGATGCTGTCAAGTGCCGACGCGGACGTCGATGCCGGCATGAAGCACCGCTGAACTCGGCTTATAGGCGCAGCCTGACGATGCGTAAGCGTGCCGGTCTTTGTGTGTGCGTGCGCCGTGCCGTCTACTCGAATCGGGGAATTCCCGTGCCGCGTCCGGCGGCAGGCGAAGGTGTGGGCAACGCGAATCGTCCGGTGCGAGAAATGGTGGTCCGATGCTCTTCTACAAGGGTTATCGAGTGGACCCCGGCGAACTGGAGGAATTGGTGTCGCGGTTTCGTGGCGTGCGTGCCGCGGTGGTGGTGGGTCGACCCGACCCGTCCGTCGGTGAGTTGCCCGTGGCGCTCGTCGTGCCCCACTCGCCGGGCGCGGTCGACATCGACGGGCTGCTCGCCCGGGTGGCGGGCGCCGTCCCCCGCTACAAACGCATCCACGATGTCGTGTTCGTGGACGAGTTGCCGGCAACGCCCGAGGGCCGCGCTCGGGCCGCCCGCCGGACGCAGGGCCGATGAGAGCAGGAACGAGAGGACATCATGGCACGCTTGGCACAGACTGCCGGCCTGACCGAGAATCAGCGCGACATTATCGGCGCAGTAAGGGATTTCGCGGACAAGAAGATCATCCCCCGGGCGCAGGAACTCGAACACGGCGACGTGTATCCCCAGGAGATCGTCGACGGAATGAAGGACATGGGTCTGTTCGGGCTCACGATCGACCCGGAGTACGGCGGCATCGGCGAGTCGCTGCTCACGTATGCGCTGTGTGTCGAGGAGATCGCTCGTGGGTGGATGAGCGTTTCGGGGGTGATCAACACCCATTTCATCGTCGCGCACATGATCGCACGGCACGGTACGGAAGAGCAGAAGCAGCAGTACCTGCCGCGGATGGCGACCGGCGAACTTCGTGGGGCGTTCTCCATGTCCGAGCCGGAGCTCGGTTCGGACGTCGCAGCGATCAGGACCCGGGCGAAGCGCACCGGAACCGGCGACTACCGGATCGACGGACAGAAGATGTGGCTCACCAACGGGGCCTCGTCCACCCTGGTCGCCGTGCTGGTCCGTACCGAGGAGGGGGCGGACAGGGCGCACGACAATCTCACTGCGTTTCTGATCGAGAAGCCCGCCGGGTTCGGTGAAGCCCTTCCCGGACTGACGATCCCGGGGAAGATCGACAAGATGGGGTACAAGGGCATCGACACGACCGAGTTGTTCTTCGACGGCTACGTCGCGCCCGCCGACACCGTCCTCGGCGGCGCTCCCGGGCGAGGGTTCCGGCAGATGATGGACGGGGTCGAGGTCGGTCGGGTCAATGTGGCTGCCCGCGCCTGCGGCATCGCGCAACGGGCGTTCGAGCTCGCCGTGCGCTATGCGAAGACGCGGGAGACGTTCGGCGAACCCATCGCCGAACACCAGGCGATCGCCTTCCGTCTCGCCGAGATGGCGACGAAAGTCGAAGCAGCACATCTGATGATGGTGAATGCCGCCAGGCTCAAGGACTCCGGGGAGCGCAACGACGTCGCCGCCGGGATGGCCAAGTATCTGGCCAGTGAATACTGCTCCGAAGTCACCGAGGACAGCTTCCGGATCCACGGGGGCTACGGATACTCGAAGGAATACGAGATCGAACGCCTGATGCGTGAGGCACCGTTCCTGTTGATCGGTGAGGGCACCAGCGACATCCAGAAGCAGATCATCAGCCGTGGTCTGCTGCGTACCTACAGCTGAAGGGAAAGACGACATGACACTTCTCGAAGGACGCACCGCCGTGGTCACCGGTGGAGCCCAGGGGATCGGGCTCGCGATGGCGACGACGTTCGCCGAGAACGGCGCGAAGATCGTGCTCGGCGATCTCGACCCCGGGCGCACACAGGCCGCTGCCGAGGAACTGAAGGCCGCCGGACACGAGGCCCTCGCGGTCGAATGCGACGTCACCAGCGAGGAGCAGGTGAACCGCCTCGGCGACGCGGCGCTGGAGACCTTCGGCCGGATCGACGTCTGGGTGAACAATGCGGGCATCACTCGTGATGCGACACTGCGGAAGATGACGCTCGACCAGTTCCGGGCGGTCGTGGACGTGCACCTGCAGGGCAGCTGGCTCGGTACCCGCCGGGCGTCGCTCGCGATGCGTGAGGCCGGTTCCGGCGCGATCGTCAACATCTCGTCGATCTCCGGGAAGGTGGGACTCGTCGGGCAGACCAACTACAGCGCGGCCAAGGCCGGCATCGTCGGTCTCACCAAGGCCGCGGCGAAGGAACTGGCACACCTGGGGGTGCGGGTCAACGCGATCCAACCCGGCCTGGTCTACACGGACATGGTGCGTGCGTTGCGCGAGGACATCATCGCCGCCAAACTCGCGGAGATCCCGATGGGCCGTGGTGCGGAACCGGAGGAAGTCGCGAACGTCGCGCTCTTCCTCGCCTCCGATCTGTCGAGCTATATGACCGGCAACGTCCTCGAGGTCACCGGCGGCCGACACATCTGACGGCACTTCGGTCTCCGGCCGCCCCGACCGATAGCCTGACGTCGTGGAGCTACGTCATGTCGAGTACTTCCTCGCGGCCGTCGACCACGACGGTCTCGGGTCGGCGGCGGCTGCACTCGGTGTGAGCAAGCCGTCGCTGTCCAGCGGGCTCCGCAGCCTCGAGAAGGATCTCGGTGCCGACCTGTTCCACCGGGTGGGCCGGGGGATGGTGCTCAGCGCTGCGGGAAAGGCCTTCGTCGGACCTGCCCGGCAGATCGTGCGTGACACCGTGGCCGCGGAGAGTGCCTACGTGGCACCGGACGGACTGCCGCGTGGGCGTCTGGACATCTGCGCGTCCGCGTATGTGGCGGAAGGGCCGGTGGCCGGGGTGATCGGGAGGTTCCGAAAACGCTACCCGTCGGTCTCGGTGCGACTGGCGGGAGTTCGTCCCGCCGATCCGGTCGGTGCGTTGATCCGCGACGGTCACTGCGAGATCGTGTTCAGCCATCTCCCCGTCGCCGCTCCGGGCCTGACCGTCCGGAGTGTCGGGCAGCACGAGTACTGGGTCGCCTTCCCTCCCGGCACCGACGTCCCGGACGACGACCCCTTTCCCCTCGGCTTGCTCCCGGACATCAGGGTCGTCGGAGTTCCCAAGGAGGCGTCGTCGCGGTCGGTCGTCGAACGGGCGCTGCAGGCGGCCGGGAGCCACACGGTGATGTCGACGGTGCTCGAACAGCGCGAAGCCGTCGGCTCTTTCGTCGTGGAGGGGGTCGGTATGTCCTTCATCGAACGTTCGCTCGCCCGTCGCGCCGGGGCGGCCGGGGCGGTGGTCCGGCGCCCCGATCCACCGATCACGCTCGGCTACGGCGTCGTCTACGACCCGCGCAGACTCTCACCTGCCGCGGCCGCGTTCCTCGACATGCTCTGATGTGTCAGAGGAGTGCGAGCAAGCCCGCGAGTGCCGGGGGCTTCCGGCCCGACCGACTGAGCACCCCGACGTCGCGGACCATCGGTGGGTCGAGACGGCGGGCCTCGACGTCCCGGAGTTCCCGCGCCGCGACGGCAGCAGGAACCAGCGTCGCGCCGGCGCCCTGCGACACCAGCTCCCACACCGCCTGCCGATGTGCACATTCGACGGCGACGTTCTCGAGCGGTGGCTGCACCGTCTCCCCGATCTCGACGATCATCGGAATGTCGGCGAGTGCGGACACCGGCACCGGGTCCGGTAGCTCCTCTGCGAGATCGCGGTGCAGTGCGAGGACGAGTTCCTGGTCGGGGAGCCGCGCGACATCGAGTCCGTGAGTGAACTCGCCTGTCTCGCTGAGACCGGCATCCGCTTCGCCCGTCCGCAGAGCTCGCAGCACCGTGTCCGGTGTGTCGGCGGACAGGCTACGGAGCCGGACCTCCGGGAACCTGCGGTGGAATCGCCCGGCGAGCGCAGGAAGGGGGTCGGCAGCGAGCGAGTTGAGGACGGACAGCGTCAGGACCCCACCGGTCAGGTCCACCACGTCCCGAACTGCCGCGCGGCCACGGTCCACGTCGGCGAGGACGCGCCTCGCGGCCGCGGTGAACGCGAGACCTGCCTCGGTCGGCTGGAGTTCGCGGCCGCCGCGCGTGAACAGTTCGACACCGAGGTCCCGTTCGAGAGCCCGAATGGCCTGGGACAGCGAAGGCTGCGCGATGAACAGGGCCTTCGATGCTCGGGTGACGCCACCGTGGTCGACCACCGCGACCAGGTATTCGGCGTCCCGGATATCCATGTGCCCAGGCTAGCCGAGTTCGCCCAGCACGGATTCGGTGTCGTCCCCCACTGCCGGTGCCGGTCCGGTGAACAGGTGTTCGCCGTCGAAGGAGGCGGGCATCGCCGCTGCCAGATAGCTACCGATCCGCGGCTGTTCGAGCCGGCCGAACAGGGGTCGTCCGGCGAGTGTCGCCGCGGTGTCGGCGAACGAGCGATAGCGTTGGTGCAGTACGGACGAGCCGCGTAGCGACGCGGCCACCTGTTCGGTGGTGTGCTCGCGGAACCACGCCGCGAACACCGCGGTGAGCACCTCCCGGTGCCGGTACCGGTCCGCCTCGGTCGAGAAGTCGACGCCGAGTGCCTTCTCCAGTGCCGCGACGGCTTCACCTGTCCCCGTCACCGCCACGAGATCGCGGAAATGACGCGGCGTGAGCGCGACGATCATGAACCGGTCTCCGTCGCCGGTGACGAAATCGGTGCCGTACGTGCCGTACACGTCGTTGCCGGTGGCTTCCCTGGTAACGCCGTTGACCTGTACCTCGGTGAGATACCCGAGCGTGCCCGCGGTCGCGAGGGCGACATCCTCGAGCGGGAGGGTCACCCGGGCTCCCTGCCCGGTGCGCTCGCGGCGACGTACCGCGGACGTCACCGCCAGCGCCGCGTAGATCCCACACGTGACATCCCACGCGGGCAGAGCATGATTGACGACGCCGGAGTGATCGGTGGGCCCGGTGATCCGGGGGAATCCGAGTCCGGCGTTCACCGTGTAGTCCACGGCGGGCGTCCCGTCGCTTCCGCCGAGGATCTCGACGGTGATGACGTCGGGGCGCAGGGCCGACAGCGTCTCGTGGCTCGACCACGATCGACCGGCGGCATTGGTGACGAGGATGCCGCCTCCGTCACCGGACTCGGTGACGAGACGTTGCACCGATCGCTGACCCTCCTCGCTGCGGAGGTCGACCTCCACCGAACGCTTCCCGCGATTCAGGCCGGTCCAGTAGATGCTCTCCCCGGCGTCGGTCACCGGCCAGCGCCGGTAGTCGGCGGCTCCTCCCGGCGGATCGACACGGATGACCTCGGCACCCAACTGGGAGAGGGTGAGGCCGCACAGTGGGGACGCGACGAAGCTGGAGACCTCGACGACGCGTAGGCCGGTGAGAGGGCGGCTGTCGAATGTGCTCACGGGTTTCCTCTGCTCGGTTCAGGCCATCAGGGCGGTGAATCGCCAGTCCAGGACGGGGCGTGGTTCCTCGGTGTCGTGTGCGTACACCAGCGATCGCAGCTCCAGGATCCCGGAGTCCGAATCGGGCAGTGTCCGAGCGGATTCGATGTGCAGCTCGCTGGTGAGTGTGTCGCCCTCGTGCACCGGCCCGGTGTGATCGCACGAATGCCAGCCGAGCACGGTCACGAGGTTCGGCAACGCTCGCGTCGCCTGGCTCAGCGCGAGGCCGATGGTGTGCCCGCCGTAGACGAGCCGTCCGGCCTGCCCGACCCGGGCATCATGGTGTGTCGCCGCGATGTTGAGCGTCAGCCGCGCCAGTTCCGGTGCGCCGGAGACGACGTCGCCGCTACTGCTCGACACCTGTCCGGCGAGATCTTCCGTGAAGTGCGGTCCGGGTATGCGTTCGCGATACGCGCTCAGGTCCCATCCCTCGGGGACGACGAGGGACTCCTCGCCGATCGGCTTCCGGCCGAGCGGCGACGGCGTTCCGATGCGCGAGAGGTCGTCGGCGTGCACGGTGCGGGACGGGTCGGCCTCCGGGCTCAGCGGCAGCATGGCACACCGGTGGAAATCGAGCACCGTCCTTCCGTCCTGATCGGTGGTGCGTATCCGCAGTGCCGCGAGCCCGGTGGGCGCCCGACCGGGCTTGGTGGAATTCTCCCGCAGCCCCACGACCGCGGTCCGCGTGTACAGGGTGTCGCCCAGATGCGGATACCGGTGGAACCGCAGGCCGCGGTAGAAGAGATTCGCCTTGACGTGATGAGTGGCGAGCGTCGACTGTCCGATCGCGAGGTCGCACACGAGTCCGGCGTGCGCGACAGGCGCGGCGTTTCCGGTCACCGCGGCCGACAGGTGTGCGTCGAGGGGCAGTCGCAACCGGTCCCCGAGAATGGCCTGATGCGTCGCGGCGAGGCCGCTGGTGAGGGTCACCGCGGGTGCGGCATCGAACGTCTGCCCGACGGAGAGCTCGTCGAAGTACGGTCCGCCCACGGGAACCGGTGTCATCGTGCGCCTGCCTTCGCCAGGGTGCGACGGGCGGCGACGGCGACTGCCTCGTCGAGCATCCTGCCGTCGAGTCGCGCGGCACCGGCGCCTCGGGACCTGGCGTCGTCGAGTGCTGCGAGCACCCGCCGGGCGTCGTCGACGGCCTCCTCGGACGGAGTGAAGAAGGCGGTCGCCGTGTCGATCTGAGCGGGGTGGATGGCCCAGGTGCCGTCGAATCCGAGCTCACTCACCCAGCGTTTCGCGGTGCGGAATGAGTCGTCGTCGCGGATACCCAGAAACGGTCCGTCGATCGCCTGGATCCCCGCGGCACGGGCCGCGTGCAGGACCCGGTCCTGTACGGCGAGCCAGTGTTGCGGTTGCGCCGTGGCCGAGCGGCCCAGTGCGGCACCGAGGTCCGCGTATCCGATGATCACCGCCTCCACTCGTTCCGCGGCGCAGATTCGCCCGATGTCCTCTATCGCGCGGGGCGTCTCCACCAGCGCCTGGAGCGGGACGGACCTGCCGAGCAACGTCGCCGCCTCGCTCAACTGCTCCGTGGACTCCGTCTTCGGAAGCACCGCGGACGCGAGTGCGGCGCCGAGGTCGCCGCAGGTCTGCAGGTCGTCGCGAGCCCAGTCCGTGTCGAGGCCGTTCACCCGGACCGACACCGTGCGGTGGGCGCCGTACTCGGCGACCAGCGCGGTGGCGGCGGCGCGGGCTGATTCCTTGTGTGCGGCGGTGACGGCGTCCTCGAGGTCGAGTACCACCTCGTCGGCACCGGACTCGAGGGCCTTGCGGGCCTTGCGCTCGTCCGACGCGGGTGCGACGAGCACGGCACGGCGGCGGACGGGGGGATGCTGTCGGGCAGCGGCCGGGGTCGTCGCGGCTGGGAATGTCACTGTGGGTGGGGTCCTTCTCGTGCGACGGCATCTGGAGGATTCTGTCGATATTTGTGCGGCCAATGTCTCGCCGCATTCTTCCTATCACACGGCAGATTCGGCGTGAAGTGTTGACTTCCCCGGAGATATGTTCAAATATGGCCGTACATATTCTCGGGCGAACGAACCCACGAACCATCGGCAGGACGGGACCATGACCACTTCGACCGCGAGCACGTTGAACCAGGAGGAAGGTTTCCTGGTCGATACCGTGCGCGCCTTCATCGATCGCGATGTCAAGCCCACGGTGCAGGAGGTGGAGCACGCGAACGAGTACCCCGAGAAGTGGATCGAGCAGATGAAGCAGATCGGCGTCTACGGTCTCGCCGTGCCGGAGGAGTTCGGCGGGACGCCCGTGTCGATGCCCTGCTACGTGCAGGTCACCGAGGAGCTCTCCCGCGGATGGATGAGTCTCGCCGGTGCGATGGGCGGACACACCGTCGTCGCGAAACTGCTCACGCTGTTCGGCACCGACGACCAGAAGCAGCGGTACCTCCCGCTCCTGGCCACCGGTGAGATGCGTGCCACGATGGCGCTCACGGAGCCCGGTGGCGGTTCCGACCTGCAGAACATGGGCACCACGGCGCGAACCGACGGCGACGATCTGGTGATCAACGGATCCAAGACCTGGATCTCCAACGCGCGCCGGTCCGGGCTCATCGCCCTCCTGTGCAAGACCGACCCCCAGGCCACTCCCCGGCACTCCGGTATCTCGATCGTGCTGGTCGAGCACGGTCCCGGCCTGACCGTCTCCCGCGATCTGCCCAAGCTCGGCTACAAGGGCGTCGAGAGCTGTGAGCTGTCGTTCGACGACTACCGGATCCCGGCCACCGCGATCCTCGGCGGCGAACCCGGTCGAGGATTCGGGCAGATGATGAAGGGGCTCGAGACCGGTCGCCTCCAGGTGGCCAGTCGGGCGCTCGGCGTCGCCACCGCGGCGCTCGAGGACTCGCTCGCATACGCACAGCAGCGGGAGAGCTTCGGGAAGCCGATCTGGAAGCACCAGTCGGTGGGCAACTACCTTGCCGACATGGCGACCAAACTCACCGCCGCGCGCCAGCTCACCCGCTACGCCGCCGAGAAGTACGACAGCGGGGAGCGGTGCGACATGGAGGCCGGGATGGCCAAGTTGTTCGCCTCCGAGGTCGCGATGGAGATAGCCATGAACGCCGTCCGCATCCACGGCGGATACGGGTACTCCACCGAGTACGACGTCGAACGCTACTTCCGGGATGCGCCGCTGATGATCGTCGGTGAGGGCACGAACGAGATCCAGCGCAATGTCATCGTCGGTCAACTCGTGGCCCGCGGCGGCCTGTAGGCCGGGCGCGGTGGCTAGGATCGGGGCGCGATGAACGAGAGCGAACCTGCCTACCGTGTGCTGTCCGGCGAGCTGCGCCGTGAGATCGCCGCCGGTCGCTATCGGGGTGGGGTTCGCCTGCCCACCGAGGCGCAGCTGTCCGAGGAACACGGTCTGAGCCGTCAGACGGTGCGCCGCGCCTTCCAGGATCTCGTCGCCGAGGGAATCGTCTACCGGGTGCCG
This genomic interval from Rhodococcus triatomae contains the following:
- a CDS encoding LysR family transcriptional regulator, producing MELRHVEYFLAAVDHDGLGSAAAALGVSKPSLSSGLRSLEKDLGADLFHRVGRGMVLSAAGKAFVGPARQIVRDTVAAESAYVAPDGLPRGRLDICASAYVAEGPVAGVIGRFRKRYPSVSVRLAGVRPADPVGALIRDGHCEIVFSHLPVAAPGLTVRSVGQHEYWVAFPPGTDVPDDDPFPLGLLPDIRVVGVPKEASSRSVVERALQAAGSHTVMSTVLEQREAVGSFVVEGVGMSFIERSLARRAGAAGAVVRRPDPPITLGYGVVYDPRRLSPAAAAFLDML
- a CDS encoding CoA transferase, giving the protein MSTFDSRPLTGLRVVEVSSFVASPLCGLTLSQLGAEVIRVDPPGGAADYRRWPVTDAGESIYWTGLNRGKRSVEVDLRSEEGQRSVQRLVTESGDGGGILVTNAAGRSWSSHETLSALRPDVITVEILGGSDGTPAVDYTVNAGLGFPRITGPTDHSGVVNHALPAWDVTCGIYAALAVTSAVRRRERTGQGARVTLPLEDVALATAGTLGYLTEVQVNGVTREATGNDVYGTYGTDFVTGDGDRFMIVALTPRHFRDLVAVTGTGEAVAALEKALGVDFSTEADRYRHREVLTAVFAAWFREHTTEQVAASLRGSSVLHQRYRSFADTAATLAGRPLFGRLEQPRIGSYLAAAMPASFDGEHLFTGPAPAVGDDTESVLGELG
- a CDS encoding crotonase/enoyl-CoA hydratase family protein, translated to MSDEVLTERRGRTLVVTINRPQARNAVNGAVSRGLAAAVDELDDSDDLSVAVITGAGGNFCAGMDLKAFAAGEDVTVEGRGLGFTSQPPRKPMISAVEGFALAGGTELVLATDLVVASTTAKFGIPEVKRGLVAAGGGLLRLPERIPYQRAMELALTGDNFDAEEGFRLGFVNRLTEPGEALAAALELADKIAANGPLAVAATKQVLVAARDWPSDQFFAKQAEITGPVFVSEDAREGATAFAEKRPAVWKGR
- a CDS encoding acetyl-CoA C-acetyltransferase — translated: MHDAVICEPLRTPVGGFGGVFRDVPVTTLAATVLRGLVERTGITSGDIDDVVFGQGYANGEAAAIGRIAALDAGLDVEVPGLQLDRRCGSGVQALIYAAMQVQTGMSDLVIAGGAESMSRTEFYSTDMRWGTRRPSVEFHDRLAKPRVNSGGERFPVEGGMIETAENLRREYSIGRAEQDAYAAESHTRAVRARDTGLFDDETVPVTVTRRGKDPVTVTADEHPRRDVTVEQLAELRPIRARVDPDATVTAGNACGQNDAAAAAIVTTPENAARLGLRPYVRLVSWGVAGVEPHRMGIGPVPAVAKALARTDLSLDDIGLIEVNEAFAAQVLACAREWKLTDEDIRDRFNVNGSGISLGHPVGATGGRILAGLVREMERRSVRYGVETMCIGGGQGIAAVFENVRL
- a CDS encoding MaoC family dehydratase: MTPVPVGGPYFDELSVGQTFDAAPAVTLTSGLAATHQAILGDRLRLPLDAHLSAAVTGNAAPVAHAGLVCDLAIGQSTLATHHVKANLFYRGLRFHRYPHLGDTLYTRTAVVGLRENSTKPGRAPTGLAALRIRTTDQDGRTVLDFHRCAMLPLSPEADPSRTVHADDLSRIGTPSPLGRKPIGEESLVVPEGWDLSAYRERIPGPHFTEDLAGQVSSSSGDVVSGAPELARLTLNIAATHHDARVGQAGRLVYGGHTIGLALSQATRALPNLVTVLGWHSCDHTGPVHEGDTLTSELHIESARTLPDSDSGILELRSLVYAHDTEEPRPVLDWRFTALMA
- a CDS encoding LysR family transcriptional regulator, whose product is MDIRDAEYLVAVVDHGGVTRASKALFIAQPSLSQAIRALERDLGVELFTRGGRELQPTEAGLAFTAAARRVLADVDRGRAAVRDVVDLTGGVLTLSVLNSLAADPLPALAGRFHRRFPEVRLRSLSADTPDTVLRALRTGEADAGLSETGEFTHGLDVARLPDQELVLALHRDLAEELPDPVPVSALADIPMIVEIGETVQPPLENVAVECAHRQAVWELVSQGAGATLVPAAVAARELRDVEARRLDPPMVRDVGVLSRSGRKPPALAGLLALL
- a CDS encoding acyl-CoA dehydrogenase family protein, which encodes MARLAQTAGLTENQRDIIGAVRDFADKKIIPRAQELEHGDVYPQEIVDGMKDMGLFGLTIDPEYGGIGESLLTYALCVEEIARGWMSVSGVINTHFIVAHMIARHGTEEQKQQYLPRMATGELRGAFSMSEPELGSDVAAIRTRAKRTGTGDYRIDGQKMWLTNGASSTLVAVLVRTEEGADRAHDNLTAFLIEKPAGFGEALPGLTIPGKIDKMGYKGIDTTELFFDGYVAPADTVLGGAPGRGFRQMMDGVEVGRVNVAARACGIAQRAFELAVRYAKTRETFGEPIAEHQAIAFRLAEMATKVEAAHLMMVNAARLKDSGERNDVAAGMAKYLASEYCSEVTEDSFRIHGGYGYSKEYEIERLMREAPFLLIGEGTSDIQKQIISRGLLRTYS
- a CDS encoding AMP-binding enzyme — its product is MLFYKGYRVDPGELEELVSRFRGVRAAVVVGRPDPSVGELPVALVVPHSPGAVDIDGLLARVAGAVPRYKRIHDVVFVDELPATPEGRARAARRTQGR
- a CDS encoding acyl-CoA dehydrogenase family protein, which translates into the protein MPVVSDDDFKDILAQTRAFIQKEVIPRESEIADTDTIPDDIRRNAAEMGLFGYAIPQEWGGLGLDLAQDVELAFEFGYTSLALRSMFGTNNGIAGQVLVNFGTDEQKSTWLERIASGEVVASFALTEAEAGSNPAGLTTKAVLRDGAWVVNGTKRFITNAPAAHLFVVFARTRPADENGTGIAVFLVPADTPGITVGPKDRKMGQEGAWTSEVSFDDVVVEESALVGGSEDAGYRAAMTSLARGRVHIAALAVGSAQRALDESVAFAAVTRQGGTPIGDFQLVQAMLADQQVGVSAGRALVRDVARKYVSGEDRRIGPSVAKLYCTEMAGKVADLAVQVHGGSGYMRGVAVERIYRDIRLLRLYEGTSEIQRLIIGGGLVRAAKKTS
- a CDS encoding HpcH/HpaI aldolase/citrate lyase family protein encodes the protein MLVAPASDERKARKALESGADEVVLDLEDAVTAAHKESARAAATALVAEYGAHRTVSVRVNGLDTDWARDDLQTCGDLGAALASAVLPKTESTEQLSEAATLLGRSVPLQALVETPRAIEDIGRICAAERVEAVIIGYADLGAALGRSATAQPQHWLAVQDRVLHAARAAGIQAIDGPFLGIRDDDSFRTAKRWVSELGFDGTWAIHPAQIDTATAFFTPSEEAVDDARRVLAALDDARSRGAGAARLDGRMLDEAVAVAARRTLAKAGAR
- the fabG gene encoding 3-oxoacyl-ACP reductase FabG, whose amino-acid sequence is MTLLEGRTAVVTGGAQGIGLAMATTFAENGAKIVLGDLDPGRTQAAAEELKAAGHEALAVECDVTSEEQVNRLGDAALETFGRIDVWVNNAGITRDATLRKMTLDQFRAVVDVHLQGSWLGTRRASLAMREAGSGAIVNISSISGKVGLVGQTNYSAAKAGIVGLTKAAAKELAHLGVRVNAIQPGLVYTDMVRALREDIIAAKLAEIPMGRGAEPEEVANVALFLASDLSSYMTGNVLEVTGGRHI